Within Acidimicrobiales bacterium, the genomic segment TCGGACCCGGACCATCAGGTGGCCGAGAAGTATGGAGTGTGGGGCGAGAAGAAGATGTACGGTCGGACCTACCAGGGCATCGTCAGGTCTGCTTTTCTCATAGGCCCGGACGGGACCCTCGAGCGCATCTGGAGCCCCATCAGTCCGGCAGACACGCCGAAGAAGCTGCTCGCCGCGCTGAGCGG encodes:
- a CDS encoding peroxiredoxin produces the protein MFLYFYPKADTPGCTRQACGLRDVIDEVGDTVVVGISPDPPERLARFAEKYDLPFLLLSDPDHQVAEKYGVWGEKKMYGRTYQGIVRSAFLIGPDGTLERIWSPISPADTPKKLLAALSGSE